In the genome of Streptomyces sp. NBC_00237, one region contains:
- a CDS encoding DNRLRE domain-containing protein — MTDAGAVPLLGPAQAAMTAAPLAGKSQGPAEAPDEASAALTARLQNRRIEVLSQRTEFATVWANPDGTRSVEQSAGPLRFRAKGQWQDIDTRLVEGADGSLHPAAHPLDMRLAGPGEGQELVSLGEGSRRLALGWEGRLPKPVVTGDRAVYPSVRPGLDLVLEVSRTGVEETFIAHNRKAVRELEKLDVPLRARGGKLTEGPDGHELVDGAGRVLATMGEATLWDNEFDKRSGDPEDVEEVDSQAKPTGDGVELSYDVSTAFLADADTKYPLTLDPAISFGPAFDAFVQQGYTTDQSRAEELKWGNNGSGQVARSYLGFDTGKVKGRQILSAKLSLFNHHSWSCQDRSWDVWWTAPAGSGARWTNQPRWISKFHSSPETRGPSPCGPGWISSDVTTLMRQFAGWKDNVRHYLGIQAANENDPYGWKRVSSAEGPRPPVLAVTYNTVPNTPATPSITPSRTDSVGTFIPTTTPTLSVTPHDADGGNLTAQWEVWEYGGKQPIVSGQSRGTSGRSQSWRVPADHMKERGRYSIRVRVWDGHAWSGWCSPWQQVYSVLTTPPGPPNLSSTDFPQNTWGGTEDGKGNLTGTINAVPVSAFTRTVIWRIDGQPWRETAWKPTVPLAVSVKPGEHTLQAKTRNASGLESTIVSYPFLAGKGAALLSPSQGARSARRTVLASRGSEQDTGVRYQWRRGATDDWQDVPVGDVALTAGGGPVQSWPLAAPGGRPPALNWNLSATLKDNSTVEVRAYFTSEGRTRISPANEVTLDKDAGQAPSEAVGAGSVNMLTGNYTLSETDASAWELNVTRTLGSRRTSADTQHQGYAPVFGPGWLPGTVSDISESDFTAVRKTSATSVEVNFADEDGVAGIGFNAAPGGKWTPEPGAEDYTLTGSLNSNFTLTDTDGTVTTFTDVTGDGATWQLASSYLPSSNSTTRQTYEKTAVGGKALVRPKYLIAPTTAVPQATCETAPATAGCRLIEYVYATATTATAGKPGDVTGQVRELRLWATDPGTRTATASTISAYAYDDKQRLTAQWDPRITPAVTTRYTYDQAGHVTTHQSGSDQPWTMVYGRVANAPDSDDGALQAVRRATLTPGTQNETNGTAQTTLVYGVPLTGDNAPHPMGNKDVSQWGQSDAPTDAAALFPADSVPATSDGTNLGKDGYRRAALTYINASGRQVNTADPKGGITTTQYDEYGNIVQQLTAANRTLALGQGENDEVTEETLRTLGLTDTAPDERAQLLSTGSTYSDDGLRETDSRQPLRTTVPETDLTNGGNTLATAGTAVAARTWVHREFDQGRPTGGRAKAKDLVTTETTAGELPDHPGMALDLRTTTTAYDWSKGLPTTTVSDPSGLALTTTNAYDDQGRITKTTQPASNGNDAGTTLTEYWKATGTGDCAGRPEWAALTCRVRAATPADAGTMRELPTTTIEYAREGQSAKTVETANGATRTVIRTYDTAGRPVRTVIPVGVGEKVRDVLTEYDPATGRRTVQRFTTGGALRTAYDSLGRTLSYTDAHGAITRTQYDQLDRPSSVTDDSGSRTYTYDHTEEPRGLATAVTDSTTGRITGRYDVDGTLTEQKLPGDFTLTDHIDPTGDTTSRTTQRGNGEDALTIVSDSQTSNPHGEWTRRTAHNSALAYGYDRNGRLTHDDRAHDGTCTRQQYTLDRNTNRTEKTTARSDDDTCAAAPGTADIQRHAYDSADRLADGTVFDAFGRTTVSPANEQTAYYTNDLVRQQTAQGLRTTWDIDPSGRRHSSSEETSISAGWLPTDARLVHFGDDEDTPSWTETKGGSSRTRHVTGLNGDLLATATGDSVEWQFADLHDDIVTTIDNTSTALVTGYDPFGIPHPDQGSTTYGYLGSKQRSSRTPAGQLLMGARLYQPTLGRFLQTDPVPGGSANRYDYVRHEPVNQTDLGGQCPWCAIIVVIRVATLASKAGKGARKAKKPLNQANRKGHRGEGQRTKGKHEKGDRHGGRRNIPENPNRRGGGGRF; from the coding sequence ATGACGGACGCGGGAGCAGTACCCCTGCTCGGCCCGGCGCAGGCAGCCATGACGGCAGCCCCTCTCGCGGGTAAGAGCCAGGGGCCTGCGGAGGCACCCGATGAGGCGTCGGCGGCGCTGACGGCCCGGTTGCAGAACCGCCGTATCGAAGTGCTCTCGCAGCGAACCGAGTTCGCCACGGTATGGGCCAACCCCGACGGGACCCGCTCGGTCGAGCAGTCGGCGGGTCCGCTGCGCTTCCGTGCCAAGGGTCAGTGGCAGGACATCGACACCCGCCTCGTCGAAGGAGCTGACGGCTCCCTGCACCCCGCCGCTCACCCCTTGGACATGCGGCTGGCGGGCCCAGGCGAGGGGCAGGAACTCGTCTCGCTGGGTGAAGGCTCCCGGCGACTCGCGCTCGGCTGGGAGGGCAGGCTGCCCAAGCCCGTCGTGACCGGGGACCGCGCGGTCTACCCCTCGGTCCGTCCGGGCCTGGATCTCGTGCTGGAGGTCTCTCGCACCGGCGTTGAGGAAACCTTCATCGCCCACAACCGCAAGGCCGTGCGGGAGTTGGAGAAACTCGACGTGCCGCTGAGGGCGCGCGGAGGGAAGCTGACGGAGGGCCCGGACGGCCACGAGCTTGTCGACGGGGCCGGCCGGGTGCTCGCCACGATGGGCGAGGCGACTTTGTGGGACAACGAGTTCGACAAGCGGTCCGGCGACCCCGAAGACGTCGAGGAAGTCGACTCCCAGGCGAAGCCCACGGGCGACGGTGTCGAGCTGAGTTACGACGTGAGCACCGCATTCCTGGCCGACGCCGACACGAAGTATCCCCTCACCCTTGACCCGGCGATCAGCTTCGGGCCCGCCTTCGATGCGTTCGTGCAGCAGGGTTACACCACGGACCAGTCCCGTGCCGAGGAACTGAAGTGGGGCAACAACGGCTCCGGCCAGGTCGCCCGCTCCTATCTGGGCTTCGACACCGGCAAGGTGAAAGGCCGTCAGATCCTGTCGGCGAAGCTGAGCCTGTTCAACCACCACTCCTGGTCCTGCCAGGACCGTAGCTGGGACGTGTGGTGGACCGCCCCGGCAGGTTCCGGTGCCCGGTGGACGAACCAGCCGCGCTGGATCAGCAAGTTCCACTCCTCGCCCGAGACCCGCGGGCCCTCTCCATGTGGCCCGGGCTGGATCAGTTCAGACGTCACCACCCTGATGCGGCAATTCGCGGGGTGGAAGGACAACGTCCGCCACTACCTCGGCATCCAGGCCGCCAACGAGAACGACCCCTACGGCTGGAAGCGCGTCTCCTCCGCCGAAGGCCCCCGCCCCCCGGTCCTCGCCGTCACGTACAACACCGTCCCCAACACTCCCGCCACTCCCTCCATCACCCCTTCACGCACCGACTCGGTGGGCACTTTCATTCCGACCACCACACCCACCCTCTCGGTGACACCGCACGACGCGGACGGGGGAAACCTCACTGCCCAGTGGGAGGTGTGGGAGTACGGAGGCAAACAGCCGATCGTCTCCGGCCAGTCCCGGGGCACCTCCGGGCGCAGTCAGAGCTGGCGGGTCCCCGCCGACCATATGAAGGAGCGCGGCCGCTATTCGATCCGCGTTCGGGTATGGGACGGGCACGCATGGTCCGGCTGGTGCAGCCCCTGGCAGCAGGTGTACTCCGTCCTGACCACCCCGCCCGGCCCGCCCAACCTGTCCTCCACCGACTTCCCCCAGAACACCTGGGGCGGCACGGAGGACGGCAAGGGCAACCTCACCGGCACCATCAACGCCGTCCCGGTGAGTGCCTTCACGCGCACGGTCATCTGGCGTATCGACGGACAGCCCTGGCGAGAGACCGCGTGGAAGCCGACGGTGCCGCTGGCAGTGTCGGTGAAGCCCGGCGAACACACCCTGCAAGCCAAGACCCGCAACGCATCCGGCCTCGAATCCACCATCGTCTCCTACCCGTTCCTGGCCGGTAAGGGCGCAGCCCTGCTCTCGCCGTCGCAGGGCGCCCGGTCGGCCCGCCGCACGGTGCTGGCCTCCCGGGGTTCGGAGCAGGACACCGGCGTGCGCTATCAGTGGCGACGCGGTGCGACGGACGACTGGCAAGACGTGCCCGTCGGGGACGTCGCCCTCACCGCCGGGGGAGGCCCGGTTCAGTCCTGGCCGCTGGCCGCGCCCGGCGGCAGGCCCCCGGCCCTGAACTGGAACCTGTCGGCCACTCTCAAGGACAACAGCACCGTCGAGGTGCGGGCCTACTTCACCTCCGAGGGACGGACCCGTATCTCCCCGGCGAACGAAGTGACGCTGGACAAGGACGCGGGCCAGGCTCCGAGTGAAGCCGTCGGCGCGGGCTCGGTCAACATGCTCACCGGCAACTACACCCTCTCCGAGACCGACGCCTCGGCCTGGGAGCTGAACGTCACCCGCACCCTCGGCTCGCGTCGTACCAGTGCAGACACGCAGCACCAGGGCTACGCCCCGGTCTTCGGCCCCGGCTGGCTGCCCGGGACGGTTTCGGACATCAGCGAGTCGGACTTCACCGCGGTGCGCAAGACCTCCGCGACCTCCGTCGAGGTCAACTTCGCCGACGAGGACGGAGTCGCCGGCATCGGGTTCAACGCCGCACCCGGCGGCAAGTGGACCCCGGAACCCGGGGCCGAGGACTACACCCTCACCGGTTCCCTGAACAGCAACTTCACCCTGACCGACACCGACGGCACCGTCACCACCTTCACCGACGTGACAGGCGATGGGGCCACGTGGCAGCTTGCCTCAAGCTACCTTCCCTCATCCAACTCCACTACTCGCCAGACCTACGAGAAGACGGCCGTCGGCGGCAAGGCCCTGGTACGGCCGAAGTACCTCATCGCGCCCACCACTGCCGTACCCCAGGCCACGTGCGAGACCGCTCCGGCCACCGCCGGATGCCGCCTGATCGAGTACGTCTACGCCACCGCCACCACCGCAACCGCAGGCAAACCCGGCGACGTTACCGGGCAGGTGCGCGAACTGCGCCTGTGGGCCACCGACCCGGGCACCAGGACAGCGACGGCGAGCACGATCTCCGCGTACGCCTACGACGACAAGCAGCGCCTCACCGCGCAGTGGGACCCCCGCATCACCCCCGCCGTCACCACTCGCTACACCTACGACCAGGCCGGACACGTCACCACCCACCAGAGCGGCAGCGACCAGCCCTGGACCATGGTCTACGGACGCGTGGCCAACGCCCCGGACAGCGACGACGGCGCACTCCAGGCCGTCCGCCGCGCCACCCTCACCCCCGGCACCCAGAACGAGACCAACGGCACCGCCCAGACCACCCTCGTCTATGGCGTCCCCCTCACCGGTGACAACGCCCCGCACCCCATGGGCAACAAGGACGTCAGCCAGTGGGGCCAGAGCGACGCCCCCACGGACGCGGCCGCTCTCTTCCCCGCTGACAGCGTGCCTGCCACCAGCGATGGCACCAACCTGGGCAAGGACGGTTACCGCCGCGCCGCCCTCACCTACATCAACGCCTCCGGCCGACAGGTCAACACCGCCGACCCCAAGGGGGGCATCACCACCACGCAGTACGACGAGTACGGCAACATCGTCCAGCAGCTCACCGCCGCCAACCGGACCCTGGCCCTCGGCCAGGGCGAGAACGACGAGGTCACGGAAGAGACCCTCCGCACCCTCGGACTCACCGACACTGCGCCGGACGAGCGCGCCCAGCTCCTGTCCACCGGGTCCACCTACAGCGACGACGGACTCAGGGAGACCGACAGCCGTCAGCCGCTGCGCACCACCGTCCCCGAAACTGATCTCACGAACGGTGGGAACACCTTGGCCACCGCCGGGACCGCAGTGGCGGCCCGGACCTGGGTGCACCGCGAATTCGACCAGGGGCGCCCCACCGGCGGCAGGGCCAAGGCCAAGGACCTGGTCACCACCGAGACGACCGCCGGTGAACTCCCCGACCACCCCGGAATGGCCCTGGACCTGCGGACCACGACCACCGCCTACGACTGGTCCAAGGGCCTGCCGACCACCACCGTGAGTGACCCCAGTGGACTCGCCCTGACCACCACCAACGCCTACGACGACCAGGGGCGCATTACCAAGACCACCCAGCCCGCCTCCAACGGCAACGACGCCGGCACCACCCTCACCGAATACTGGAAGGCCACCGGCACCGGAGACTGCGCGGGACGCCCCGAGTGGGCCGCCCTCACCTGCCGGGTCCGTGCCGCGACCCCCGCCGACGCGGGCACCATGCGCGAACTCCCAACCACCACCATCGAGTACGCCCGCGAAGGCCAGAGCGCCAAGACCGTCGAAACCGCGAACGGTGCCACCCGCACCGTCATCCGCACCTACGACACCGCCGGACGGCCCGTCCGCACCGTCATTCCCGTCGGCGTCGGCGAGAAGGTGCGCGACGTGCTCACTGAGTACGACCCGGCCACCGGCCGCAGAACCGTCCAGCGATTCACCACCGGCGGAGCACTGCGCACCGCGTACGACTCTCTTGGCCGCACCCTCAGTTACACCGACGCCCACGGTGCGATCACCCGCACCCAGTACGACCAGCTCGACCGTCCGTCCTCGGTCACCGATGACAGCGGCAGTCGCACCTACACCTACGACCACACCGAGGAGCCCCGGGGTCTGGCCACCGCTGTCACCGACAGCACTACTGGCCGCATTACAGGCCGCTACGACGTGGACGGCACCTTGACCGAACAGAAACTCCCCGGCGACTTCACCCTCACCGACCACATCGACCCCACCGGCGACACCACCAGCCGCACCACGCAGCGGGGCAACGGCGAAGACGCCCTCACGATCGTCTCCGACAGCCAGACCAGCAACCCGCACGGTGAATGGACCCGCCGAACCGCGCACAACAGCGCCCTCGCCTACGGCTACGACCGTAACGGCCGCCTCACTCACGACGACCGCGCCCACGACGGGACCTGCACCCGCCAGCAGTACACCCTGGACCGCAACACCAACCGCACGGAGAAGACCACCGCCCGCTCCGACGACGACACCTGCGCCGCCGCCCCTGGCACCGCTGACATCCAGCGCCACGCCTACGACAGCGCGGATCGTCTCGCCGACGGCACCGTCTTCGACGCCTTCGGTCGCACCACCGTCAGCCCCGCCAACGAGCAGACGGCCTACTACACCAACGACCTCGTCCGTCAGCAGACGGCTCAGGGCTTGCGGACGACCTGGGACATCGATCCGTCAGGCCGCCGCCACTCCTCTTCCGAGGAAACCAGCATCAGCGCCGGCTGGCTGCCGACGGACGCCCGCCTCGTCCACTTCGGCGACGATGAGGACACACCCTCCTGGACCGAGACCAAGGGCGGGAGCAGCCGCACACGCCACGTCACCGGCCTCAACGGCGACCTCCTGGCCACCGCCACCGGCGACAGCGTGGAATGGCAGTTCGCCGACCTCCACGACGACATCGTCACCACGATCGACAACACCAGCACAGCCCTGGTCACCGGCTACGACCCCTTCGGCATCCCCCACCCCGACCAGGGCAGCACCACCTACGGGTACCTCGGCAGCAAACAACGCTCTAGCCGCACCCCCGCCGGCCAACTCCTCATGGGAGCCCGCCTCTACCAACCCACACTCGGCCGCTTCCTCCAGACCGACCCCGTCCCCGGCGGCAGCGCCAACCGCTACGACTATGTCCGCCATGAGCCTGTGAATCAGACCGACCTCGGTGGCCAATGCCCTTGGTGCGCCATCATCGTGGTCATCAGGGTCGCCACACTTGCCAGCAAGGCAGGGAAGGGGGCCAGAAAGGCCAAGAAGCCCCTGAACCAGGCGAACAGGAAGGGGCACCGAGGCGAGGGTCAGAGGACAAAGGGCAAACACGAAAAGGGGGATAGGCATGGTGGTAGAAGAAACATCCCGGAGAATCCCAACCGACGTGGCGGCGGTGGAAGGTTCTGA